A stretch of DNA from Arthrobacter globiformis:
AAAACCGGGGATCTTAACGCTTTCTTAACGCCTCGTCCTTCACACCGGCCACAGGGATTTCCCCGGTGGTAGCGTGACGCGTATGCGCGACGTTCCTGCCCCGAAGGCCCGGCCTGCAGGCAGGAACGCCCAGCCTCCCGGCAAACGGCTCCGGCCGGCGGCGAAAACTGCCAGGCTCGCGGCCAAGACGACAGCGAAAACAGCCAAAGCGGCTGCCAGAACAGACCGGAAAGCGGCCGGAACGGACCGTGGGTTCGGCGGGCTGTGGCCCGGCGGCTCCAAAGTCTTCCCGCGCATCCTCAACGTCTTCGCACCCCAGCACCCCGCCCAGGTGATTGTGCTCGGGTTCGCCGGTGCGGTCGCCCTCGGCACAATCCTGCTCATGCTGCCCATCTCGCGGAACGGCCCCGCGGGAGCGCCCTTCCTCGATGCCCTGTTCACCTCCACCTCGTCCGTGTGCGTCACCGGCCTGATCACCGTCGACACCCCGGTGTACTGGAGCGGGTTCGGCAAGGTGGTGATCATGGCCCTGATCCAGATCGGCGGGTTCGGCGTCATGTCCTTCGGCACGCTGCTGGGGGTGCTCATGGCCCGCCGGCTGGGCCTGCGCTCACGGCTCTCGGCAGCCGCGGAGACCAGGAGCACCGGATTCGGCGACGTGCGCCGCGTGCTGCTCGGGGTCCTGGCCATCAGCCTCACCGTGGAGATCGTGCTCGCGGGGATGCTGGCCGCCAGGTTGGTCGCGGGCTATGGCTACGAGCCCGGGCGTGCGCTGTGGCACGGCGTCTTCCACGCGGTGTCCTCGTTCAACAACGCCGGGTTCGCGCTGCACACGGACAACCTCATCGGCTTCGCCGGGGACCCGTGGATCTGCCTGCCCATCGCAGCCGCGGTGATCATCGGCGGCCTCGGCTTCCCGGTGCTCTTCGAACTGCGCCGGCAGTACCAGCGGCCCATCCATTGGAGCATGAACACCAAGCTGGTCCTCGTGGGCACGGCAGTGCTCCTCACGGCAGGCACCGTCTTCATCACCGCCGTCGAATGGTCCAACCCGGCCACCCTCGGCGCGCTCAAGCCGGGCGAACGCGTCCTGGCCGGCTTCTTCCAGTCCGTCATCACCCGCACCGCCGGATTCAACAGCGTCGACATCGGGCAGATGCACGAGGTGTCCTGGCTGGGCATGGACATCCTGATGTTCATCGGCGGCGGCCCGGCCGGCACCGCGGGCGGCCTGAAGATCACCACGTTCAGCGTCCTGTTCTTCATCCTCCTGACGGAACTGCAGGGCGGCACGGCCGTGAACATCTTCGGCAAGCGGCTCTCCCGCGCCGTGCACCGGCAGGCAATCACCGTGGTGCTGCTGGCCATCGGGCTGGTAGTCGCCTCCACAATGTTCCTGATGATCATCACCGACTTCGGCCAGGAGCGGATCCTGTTCGAGGTGATCTCCGCGTTTGCCACGGTGGGTCTGTCCACAGGCATCACGGCCGCCATGCCGCCGGCTGGCCAGGTGGTGCTGATCCTGCTCATGTTCATCGGCCGCCTGGGCCCGGTGACGCTGGGCGCCGCACTGGCCCTCCGCGAACGCCCGCTTCTGTACGAATACCCGAAGGAAAGGCCCCTCATTGGCTAAGAACTTCTTCTCCCGTTCCCCCGAATCCACGGCACAGGCAGATTCGGTGGTGGTCATCGGACTGGGCCGCTTCGGCGGGTCGCTGGCACTGGAGCTCGAGGCGCAGGGCACCGAGGTGCTGGGCATCGACTCCAACGAGGACACCGTGCAGTCCTACAACGGCCGGCTCACCCACGTGGTCCGGGCGGACTCCACCAAGGAGGAGGTGCTCCGCCAGCTCTCCGTCCACGAGTTCGACCGCGCCGTGGTGGGCATCGGCAGCGACATCGAGGCGAGCATCCTGACGACCTCGCGCCTGCTCACATTCAAGAAGCCGCAGATCTGGGCCAAGGCCATCAGCGAGCCGCACGCCGAGATCCTCAACCAGCTCGGCGTGAACCACGTGATCCGCCCCGAGCACGACATGGGCAAGCGCGTGGCCCACCTGGTCCGCGGCTCGCTGCTGGACTACGTCGAGTTCGAGGACGACTTCGTGATGATCCGCACCAGCCCGCCCACCGAGGCCCGTGACCGTCCGCTCGGCGTGCTGGGCCTGCGCGACAAGTACGGCATCACCATCGTGGCGGTCAAGCGCCCCGGCGGGATCTGGGGCCACACCACCGCGCAGACCGTCCTGTACGACGACGACCAGATCATCGTGCAGGGAAGCAAGACGCAAGCGGAGCGGTTCAGCAACATGACGTAGGTTTTGCCGGTGGCCGGCTACCTCGTGTGGCCTGTTACCGCGTGGCCGGCGCCTCAATAAAGACCACCTGGCTCAGGCTTCTGACCGGGCCCCGCCTACGGGCGGCAGGCTTGCCGACGGCGTTAGCCGGGTTCCCGGCGTCGGACTTCACCTTCCCGGCACCTGTGGAAAGCCCGGCACCTGTGGAATGCCCGACGGCGTTTGCCGCCTTTCCGGCCGGGACCCGGCGCACGCTGAGCTGCTCCAGATCCAGCAGCCGGCGGGCGCCGGTCCGGGCGTCGATGATCCAGAACAGGTCGATGTCCCGGAGTGTGCTGCTCACGGTCCCCCGGTGCGCCAGCCGGCCGCGGTGCCAGGCCTCGACCTCGTCACCCACCGCCAGCTCCGCGCTGGACTGCACTTCAAGCGTCAAATGTTCGTTCACAGCCGGTCCCCCTCCATTGGAATGTCGATGGGACCAGCCTGCACCACGATGTTTTCCAAAACGTTTCACGTGAGGTCGCGTTGTGTGTCTGCGCTGTTACCGGCTGAGCCTGCGAGCGCACCTTGGAAAGTGGATGCGCAGTTGGCGGGGAATAAGAGCGCCGGAAAATATGTGATTCACTAACACGCAGGAAATAGAAATAAGTCCAAAATCCTGAAAACTGCGCCAATCTTGATCGTTTCCTGCGGCATTCTTAGCTTGGGCCTCTTCAGTTACAGAAATATCCGGTAATTGCCACCAAGCCTTTATGGACGCGCGCCCTATACATGGACAGTAACGGCCTAATTCCCCGCTAAGGAATCTGCCCGCTGACTGGCAGCCAAAGCCTCCTGTGCGTGGCCGAGCCGCTGGTGGATATTCGCCAAAACCCGCCACGGCGTCTCCAGGGACGGGTCCAGCGAGGCTGCGTGCTCCAAGTCGGCGATGGCTTCGGCGGAACGGCCCAGGCCGAACTGTGCCACACCGCGGTGGACGTAGAGCGCCGTCGAATACGGGGCGTCAGCGACCATCGCGTCCAACAGGTCCTTGGCCGCAGGAACGTCGCCGCTGTAAAGGTAGCCGACCGCCAAGGCGGTGCCCGCCTCCTGCGAACCGGGCGTCCGTTCCCGGGCGAGCCTTCCCCATTCCACGGCGTGCCGGGCCGCCTCCTGGTCCCCCGCCGTCGCCGGGCCGGCGAACGCCTGGGCTGCAAGCAGCGCGGTGTCGCTATCCCATGGCCGAAGCTGCCTGGCCTGCACAAACGCCTGTTGCGCCCCGGCAATGTTCCCCGCCGCGGCCGCCCGAGCTCCGGCAACCATGGGCCATTCAGCGAGGGTAGCGGGAACGGCAACGACCAGCGCCGCGAGGACCAACACCACGCCCGCCAGTCGCGGAACTGCACGCAATTTCCGGGCAGCAGGGGCCGGGATGAACCGGTTGCCGGCTCCGGCGGGATTCCCGACGTCGGACCCCACCAGGCCCCCGCAGAGGAAGGCAACGAGGCCCGTGGTCCCGATCGAAGTGAAGTGGGTCAGCAGGGCCAGTGCGTAGGCTGCGACAGTCGCCAGCACCACGGCAAGATACCTTCGGTCCGCCGATACCGGGGTTTCCCGCAACCGCCGGATCACAGCAATCACTGACACGGCGATCAAAGCCAGAACGAGCACCAGCAGCGGAAAACCGCCTGCTGCCAGTGCCTGCAGTGGCCAGCTGTGCGGCGAATCGGCAGGAAAGCTGTCACCAACAGTCCGCGCCCATTCCCCGTTCAGGTACGCGGGCAACGCGTCCACGAAACCGCTCGGACCTACGCCCGAGACAGAGTGGTCGGCGATCAGCCCGAGGCTCCGGTCCCACAGCAGCCACCGCCCATCCACCGTTCCGGCTGACAGCAGCCGATCCCTGGCGGCGGGAACCAGAAACACGACGATGGCGATGCCCGCCGCGGCGGCCGCAGCTCCGGCGGCGGTTTTCAGCGGGGGCCAGGACCTGCCCTTCATCCAGGTGAAGGCGACGAACAGAGCCACGACCAGGAGGGCCGCCAGCGCAGCCCGGGACCCGGAAAGCACAGCAACTCCGGCGCCGGCCAGCAAACCCGCACGGCACAGCCAAACCTGCCAGTTCCGGCCTGGCCCGCCTTGCGCAGCCAGGACACCGGCAATCACGACGCCGGCCAGGCCTTGGTCGGTTGCGTTGCCCAGCGTCGCTCCCGGCCTTACATCTTCAGCGCCGCCTAGCGGGCGCAGACCTGCGCTTTCCAGCACGGCAAGGACGAACAAGGCGATGCCCGCGACTGCCAGGGACAGGCTGAGCACCGTGCGCCGCCGACTCGCGTCGGAACTGCCGAGGATTTTTGCACCCACCGCGAGAACAGCCACGTACACCGCCAGTGTCAGCAGGCCCTCATAGCGCGGCCAGCGTCCCGCGATACTCGCAAGAGGCGTGTCGGAGAGCAGCATCGCGACGGCGATCCACAGCACGCAGGCTGCCGTTACTGCCTTCACCGCCAGCGGGAGGCGCGCACCAACAGGCGACAGCAGGCCGGCGAGGACGGCGAGAATCACCACCACGAGCTTGACCCATACGAAGCGGAACAGTCCGCCAGGCTGGAAGGCCAGGAGAGAGGCGGCCATCAGGATCATGCAGGCCCCGGGAAGACGGGAGATTGCTCGTTCCATGCGCAGCCTGCAGCCTTTCCCCCGAAATTGTTCGTAACCAACAATAGCCGTCCTACGCGTTCACTTTTCCACGGATCCGGGAACGCAATATACAAATTCAGCCCGTTACACAATCGTTGGACAAAGCCTATTCCACAGTTAGACTGAGTCGTTCTTTGACAATTTAAAGTGACGGCCGCGCCGTTTGCTGACCCATGGGGGGATAAAAATGCTCGCTAGGAGCGGGCGATTCCGTTTGCGAATCGCATTATTATTATCGGTACTTTCGGCGCTCATAGTCACGGGGTTGGCACCGGCCAACGCCGTGGACCTGTCCGACGCCTCGATCAGCGGAAAGGTGACGGCGCCGGCAGGGGTTGACCTCACTTCTACGCAGGTCTACGCACACACCGCCGGCGGCTATTCGTACACCGGCTACAGCCAGGTCAATGAGGACGGCACCTACGCGATCAACGGACTGCCGGCAGGAACCTACAAAATTCAGTTCAGTGGTTCCAACTACTCCGGCGCCCTCGAACAGTGGCATGCCGGAGCTTCCTCGTTCGAGACTGCCACCACCGTTACCCTTGCGGCCGGACAGGCGCTCACAGGCATTAACGCCAGCCTGGTCAAGGGTGCCACCATCAGCGGCCGGATCACGGTGCCCAGCGGCGTGGACATCGGTTCTGTCGGTGTATCAGTCCAAAGCACCGGCAACGAGTGGTACTCCGCATATGGATCGGTCAACCAGGATGGAAGCTACTCGGTCCGCGGTCTGCCTGCCGGCAGCTACAAGGTCCAGTTTGTGGGCGGAAGCTCCGGCGCTGTTACGCAGTGGCATGCGGCAGCAAGCTCCTTTGATGCTGCCACCCCCATCACCTTGACAACCGGCCAGGACCTCAGCGGCATCAATGCATCCCTCGTGAAGGGCGCATCCCTCAGCGGGACCATCACGGTTCCTCCCGGCGTCGATCCGAGCCTGGTGCATGTGGAGGCGCGGGACATCAACGGCAACACCGCAGGCTATTCCGGCATCAGTTCCGAGGGAACCTATAGTCTCCGCGGTTTTCCGGCCGGCAGCTACAAGGTTTTGTTCTCCTCCTATGACACCGGACTGCTGCAACAGTGGTATTCGGGAGCGTCGTCCTTCGACGCCGCAACTCCGGTGATCCTCGCCGCAGGCCAGGAAAAAACCGGAATCAACGCATCCCTCGTCACGGGCGGTTCGGTCAGCGGAAGGGTCACAGCCCCCGCCGGAACCAACCTCACCTCGATCCAGGCCACCGTCTATGAGGCAACCGGACCCAACCCGAACTACGTTGCGTCATCATCAGTCAACGCCGACGGCACATACACGGTGGGTGGGCTTAACACCGGAAGCTACAAAGTGCAGTTCCTCGGGACGAACAGCGCCCTGCTGGAGCAGTGGTATGACGGCGCGTCAACTTTTGGAACAGCCATTCCCGTAGCCGTCACGGCCGGACAGAACCACAGCGGGGTCGATGCTGCGCTGGTGAAAGGCGCGTCCATCACCGGCAAGGTCGCATCCGCCGCAGGCGTCAACCTTTCTGGAGTATGGATCTACCTCTATGATTCGGAAACTATGTCCTGGGCCGGGGGGACGCAGCCCGGCGCGGACGGTTCCTACCAATTCGCAGGCCTCGCCGCTGGATCGTACAAAATCCAGTTCAGCACGGGCAGCTCCGGAGCACTCGGGCAGTGGTACGGCGGTGCAGTCGCGGCATCTGCCGCCACGCCCGTCGCAGTCAGCAGCAGCCAGGATCTGACACTGGCCGACACTGTGCTCATCAAGGGTGCAACCATCTCCGGCAAAGTCACTGCGCCCGCGGGCGTTGACCTTTCCGCCGTCTCCGTCTATGCGTACAACTCCACAGGCAGCTTGTCGTACCCCGGCTACACCAACGTGCAGGCCGACGGCAGCTACAAGCTCGCCGGTCTCCCCCAAGGCGATTACGCCGTTTCGTTCTCGGGCTACAACTCCGGGGCCCTGGACCAGTGGCACGCGAATGCCACCTCCCGGGAATCGGCCACCGTACTGCCCGTCGCCGCGGGCCAGGACGTCACAGGCATCAATGCGACCCTGGTGAAGGGTGCAAGCATCAGCGGCAAAGTCACGGTTCCGGCCGGGGTAACCCTGTCCGGCGTGTCCGTGTCTGCCAGCGGGGAGGGCAGCCCCTACGGCACGTACGCGAGCGTGAACGCGGACGGCACGTACAAGGTGAAGGGCCTCCCGGCTGGCAGCTACAAGGTCAAATTCTCCAACTACAACTCCGGGGCGCTGGACGAGTGGTACAACAACGTGCAGACCGAGGCCGCTGCCGCGCCCATTGTCCTGACCGCGGGCCAGGACAAGGTGGCCGTCGACGCAACACTGGCGAAGGGCGCAACCATCGGCGGGAAGGTCACCCTGCCCGCTGGCGTGAACGCCTTTAACGTCACCGCCGGCCTCTTCAAGGCAGCCGACGGTGCCTCGGTCAGTTCTGTCCAGCTCAACAACGACGGCACGTATGCGCTGCGCGGAGTCCCGGCAGGCAGCTACAAGCTTCGGTTCGCCGGATACAGCAGCACCGGTTTGCTGGCCAGATGGTACACCAATGCCACTACGCTGGCCACTGCCACTCCGGTGACAGTCACCGACGGCCAGACCCTCACGGCCATCAACGCCACCCTCGTCAAGGGCGGCGTGATCAGCGGCAAGATCACGGCTCCGGCGGGGACACGGCTGACGGCGTCGGAGGTCGTCGCCACGAAGACCGGAACCATCGATGATTCGGCCGTCTACGGCTATGTCAACCCGGACGGTACCTACAGCATTGTCGGACTGGAAACGGGCACCTACAAGCTGCGCTTCCTCGGCGGCCAGAGCGGTGCCGAGGACCTCTGGTACGGAGGAACAACAGCCGCCACCGCCAAATCCGTAGCGGTAACCGCGGGGCAGACTGTCACTGGCGCGGACCTGACGGTTGTTACGGGGGCGACCATCAGCGGCAACGTCGCCGGGGCAAGCGGCCAGCCCGGCTACCTGCTCAGCGTCCTTGATTCAGCGGGCAAGCTGGTCAAGAACAGCTACTCGGATGAGGCCGGCAACTACAGCGTGGTCGGCCTCGCTGCGGGATCCTACAAAGTGGCGTTCAACCGCTCCAGCGGGTTCACCCAGGACGAGGCGCAGTACTACCAGAACCAGCCGGAATCCGCCGCGGGGCAGGCACAGTCCATCCCGGTCACCTCCGGACAGACAGTGCCGAACATCAACGCCAGCCTCACAGCCGGCGGCTCCGTGACCGGCACCGTGCTGGACAAGGCCGGCAAGCCGGTCGTCAATGCCCAGATTCAGGCCTACACGCCGGACGGCTCGCTGGTTACCCGCAGCGCGGGCACCAGCGCCACCGGCAAGTACACCCTGAAGGGTCTTACCACCGGCAGCTACATCATCAAGGTGCACGGAGCCTTGTCCGGACGCGGTGACCTCTACTCCGGCAACAAGACCACGGAGGCCACGGCAACCAAGGTCGGCGTGGTCAGGGGCAGCGCCACAACGCACGACCTGTCCTACGCGGCAGTAGTGGAGACCCTGACCGCGCCCACCCCCACGGTCAAGGGAACGGCCAAGGTGGGCTACACGCTGACGGCGGTTCCCGGAACCTGGGGACCTGCAGGTGTCACGCTGAAGTACCAGTGGAAGGCCAACGGCGTCGCCATTACCGGCGCCACCGCCGCCACGTCCAAGCTGACGGCGGCACAGGTGGGCAAGACGCTGACCTTCAGCGTGACGGGTACCAAGACCGGATACACCACGGCAACCAAGACCTCTGCCGCCACCGGCACGGTCATGGCCCTCAACCCGGTCCTGACCGCGCCGACTCCCAAGATCACCGGAACGGCCAAGGTGGGCTACACGCTGACCGCCGCTCCGGGAACCTGGGGACCGGCACCCGTTGCCCTGAAATACCAGTGGAAGGCCAACGGGATCGCGATCGCCGGCGCCACGGCGAGCACCTACAAGCCGTCCGCGGCGGTGGTCGGCAAGACCATCAGTGTCACGGTCACCGGCAGCAAGGCCGGCTACAACACCGCGGCCAAGACGTCGGCACTCACCGCAAGGGTCGCCGTCGGAACCCTCACCGCAACGGTTCCCAGGATCACGGGCACCGCCAAGGTGGGCTATACACTGACGGCGGTTCCCGGCATCTGGGGCCCGGCTCCGGTCACCCTGAAGTACCAGTGGAAGGCGAACGGCGTTGCCATTACCGGCGCCACCGCCAGCACCTACAAGCCGGCTGCGGCTGTGATCGGCAAGACCATCAGCGTGACGGTCACCGGCTCGAAGGCGGGCTATACGACGGCGGCCAGGACGTCGGCACTGACCGCAAGGGTCGCCGTCGGGACCCTCACCGCTCCGGTTCCCGTGATCAGCGGCGCCGTCAGGGTGGGGTCCGCCCTCACGGCCACAGGCGCCTGGGGTCCGGCTCCGGTCACCCTGAAGTACCAGTGGAAGGCGAACGGCGTTGCCATCACGGGTGCCACGGCAGCCACTTACACGCCCACAACCGCGGTGCTGGCCAAGACCCTCACGGTGACGGTGACGGGTTCCAAGGCCGGTTTCACCACGGTTGCCAAGACCAGCGCGGTGTCGGTCAAGGTGGCGGTTGGCGTACTGACGGCCCCCGTGCCCAGCATCTCGGGTTCGCCAACACCGGGATCGGTGCTCACGGTTGTTCCTGGGGCGTGGGGGCCGGCACCGGTCACCCTGAAGTACCAGTGGTACCTCAACGGAATGCCTCTTTCCGGGGCCACCGGCACCACCTATACGCCGATGCTTCCCGGAGACGCGATCAGCGTCAGTGTCACGGGCTCCAAGCCCGGCTTTACGACGGCGGTGAAAACCTCCGCCCAGACGCCGACAATGACGGTGCGTGAGCCGGCTCCGGTGGGCTAACCGCCGTCGTACGGCCACGAACGCGGCAGATCAGCGGCCGCTGCGGCTCCAAGTTGGGCTGCAGCGGCCGTTCCGCGTTAAACGGGAGAAGCGCGGAGGTGGACAGACCGTCATAAACGCCCTGCAGTGTGATCCGCGTCATACTACGTCAAAGAATGTATTCTGCTAAAAGCCAATGTCGTCGCCCAGGAGAAAGGACAGCCCGTGAAGCCTCATGCTTCGTTCCGCTTGTTCCGCTCCGGGCTGATCGGATCCATTGTGCTGGGCCTGGCCGCCGGCGGACACCTTGCCGGTGGAGGCCAGCTGCCCACGCCGGCAATCCTCGCCGCCCTGTGCGCCGTGACCATGGTTCCGGTCGCGGCCCTGACGCGTTTCAAACTGTCAATGCCGGTTCTCGCCGGGCTAATAGGCGGCGGACAGGCCTGGCTCCACTGGGCATTCGACGCCATGTCCGCGGAGACCCCGGCGGCGATTTCCCCGGCGCTGCTTTCGGGACACGCCGGACACACGCCGTCGTCCCTGAACCACGAGGCGCTGGTGATGGCCGCCCCGGCCCACGGCTCTGCACCCGACGGACTCATGTTCGCCGCTCACGCCGTCGCCACCCTGGCCACAGCGCTGCTCCTTGCCCATGGCGAGCGCGCCCTCGGGGTACTGGCCGACTGGCTGGGCCCGCTGTTTTGGGACGCCGAACCGTCCGTCATCGTTCCCGCCCGTGCCCCCTTCCCATGCGCCGCTGCTGCAGTCCTTCCGCCCAAGCACCACTCGGTTCGCCTGCCTTCCCGGCGCGGACCTCCGCTGCTCGCAGCCGCCGCATAGAGACAGTTCCTTTCACAACTGGCAGGAACTTCCGACGGCGGTTCTTCCGCTTCCCGGACAGGCCCAAGGCCTGATTTTTCTGACCCCTAAAACCTGTGAAAGGCACTCCTGCCATGAAAACCTCCCTTCGCCGTACCCTCAAGAGCACCGCGGCCGCCACACTGGCGGCCGGATTCCTGGCTGCCGGCGCGGCCGCAGCTTCCGCCCACGTCACCGTTGACCCCTCCGCCACCTCGGAGGGCGGCTTCACCAAGCTGACGTTCAGCGTCCCCAACGAATCCGAGACCGCCAAGACCAACCGGCTCGAAGTGAAGCTGCCCACGGACACGCCGCTGACCTCCGTCTCGGTCCTGCCCATTGACGGATGGAAGGCCCAGGTCATTACCACCACCCTGCCCAAGCCGGTCGAGGTGGCCGGGGCAACCGTGACCAAGGCGCCCACCAGCGTGGTGTGGACTGCCGACGCCGCGCACCAGATCGGGCAGAACCAGTTCCAGATGTTCACCCTGTCCGTCGGCCGCCTCCCCGCAGCCGGCACCACGGTGATCCTGCCCGCGGCGCAGGGCTACACGGACGGGACCACCGTCAACTGGGCCGACGCCGCAGCCGAGCACCACCACGCCTCCGCAACGTCGTCCGCGCCCGCCGCGGAAGCTAAAAAGTCCCGCCCTGCACCGACCTTCGTCACCACGGCAGCCGACGGTGAGGGCGCCCACGCAGCGGCCAGCCCGGCGGCCACGCAGGCGTCGGCGGTGACGCCGGCCGCTTCGGCTTCCTCCTCCGGTGCCGACACCGCCGGGTGGGTGGGGCTGGCCGCAGGACTGATCGGCCTTGCCGCGGGCGTGACAGCGCTGGCCCGTACCCGCGCCAGCCGCGGCGACTAGGCACCGCGTCAGCTGGGCCGCGCGGCAACCAGGCCCTGCGGGGGCTGGCCCGCGCCTGGTCTGGGGCTATGCAATGTGGTGGAAGCGCCGCCCTACCCGCGGCAGCGCCTGGGCCATGGGCCGGCCGGCTCCGCGGCGAGCTTTCGTCCGCGGACACTGGGCGGGCGTCCTGGCCGCGATCACGGCGATGGTCCTCGCGGGCATGTTCCTGCCGCTCCTTGGCTGGAGCCTGCTCGGTTTCATCCTCCTGGGTGCGGCGATAGCGGAAGCCAGGCGCTCGTCCATTTGAACCGGAACCGGAAGCGGGAGAGGAACCCGAGCAGGCGCATTCCCGGTAGCGCCCTGGCGCGCAAAGTGGGCATGGCCGCCCCGGCCCGCCGTCGATAGACTGAGAATGGCCGCCGCGGCAGCAGGCCGCCCCGGCTTTCCCGAACAGGAGGTCACGATGGGTTTGGGTGACAAGATCCACAACGCCGCCGAAAAACTCCACGGCAGAAGCAAGGAAGCGGCCGGCCGTGCCACCGGAGACGAACGGCTCCGGTCCGAAGGCAGGGCCCGCCACATCAGGGCCGACCTCAAGCAGGCCGGCGAAAAGATCAAGGACGCCTTCAGGAGGCACTAAGGTCCCGCGTTAGAGCTCGAGGCCCTGTCCGGTAAGAGCGGACAGGGCCTCGCCGCGTCCGCGGACTGGCCCCGGACGTTCTAAGGGTTAGAGGCGTTAAAAAAACGTTAAGATTTGCGCCGCCAGCGGAGGAACTGCTGTTGCGGCGATGGGCGGCACAGTACCGTGGATCCATGCCGTCCTGCGATGGCCCCCAACACCGCAGGGCGGCATTTCCATGCCCTCCGGCGGTTTGATGCCCTCCCGCCGGGAAGCAAAAGAAGAAGCAGGCCATCCACTATGCCAAAAAAGGCCGCCTAAAGTGCTTCCAAGCGGCCATTCCTGGCAAAACGACGCACGATGCAGAACCCACGAAGCGAGAACGGACACTTGGCGCCCTTGTCTAAACGGCCTCAAGTGTTCGTTCGCGCTTAACTACGATCCGAGGCGGCCATTTTTGGTGAAACGACGCTGTGCCGCCGGGCGGCTCCGACTCGGTGGAAACGGCGTACTCTCATTGATATATTGTTTGCCCCAGCAAAGCCGTGTAAACATGCGTCAACTCAGTAGATTGGCAGTCCTGGGAGCAGCCCTTTTGCTTGCTCTGTCTGCAGCGGGCGGCCCGCCCCAGTCCGCAACGAGTAAATCCCCATCGGCGACGAGCGCGGGGTTCCTGCCTGCAACGAGCCTGCCCGCAACAAACCGGCCGGCACCAAGCCAGCGATCACCTGTCCCCCGTACAGTCCGGCATCTCGCTGTCCGCCATGCTGCCGCCGTGATGGCCGCACCCACTCCGGCGCAGCCCACTCCGGCGCAGCA
This window harbors:
- a CDS encoding CsbD family protein, producing MGLGDKIHNAAEKLHGRSKEAAGRATGDERLRSEGRARHIRADLKQAGEKIKDAFRRH
- a CDS encoding YcnI family copper-binding membrane protein; its protein translation is MKTSLRRTLKSTAAATLAAGFLAAGAAAASAHVTVDPSATSEGGFTKLTFSVPNESETAKTNRLEVKLPTDTPLTSVSVLPIDGWKAQVITTTLPKPVEVAGATVTKAPTSVVWTADAAHQIGQNQFQMFTLSVGRLPAAGTTVILPAAQGYTDGTTVNWADAAAEHHHASATSSAPAAEAKKSRPAPTFVTTAADGEGAHAAASPAATQASAVTPAASASSSGADTAGWVGLAAGLIGLAAGVTALARTRASRGD
- a CDS encoding beta strand repeat-containing protein, with protein sequence MAPANAVDLSDASISGKVTAPAGVDLTSTQVYAHTAGGYSYTGYSQVNEDGTYAINGLPAGTYKIQFSGSNYSGALEQWHAGASSFETATTVTLAAGQALTGINASLVKGATISGRITVPSGVDIGSVGVSVQSTGNEWYSAYGSVNQDGSYSVRGLPAGSYKVQFVGGSSGAVTQWHAAASSFDAATPITLTTGQDLSGINASLVKGASLSGTITVPPGVDPSLVHVEARDINGNTAGYSGISSEGTYSLRGFPAGSYKVLFSSYDTGLLQQWYSGASSFDAATPVILAAGQEKTGINASLVTGGSVSGRVTAPAGTNLTSIQATVYEATGPNPNYVASSSVNADGTYTVGGLNTGSYKVQFLGTNSALLEQWYDGASTFGTAIPVAVTAGQNHSGVDAALVKGASITGKVASAAGVNLSGVWIYLYDSETMSWAGGTQPGADGSYQFAGLAAGSYKIQFSTGSSGALGQWYGGAVAASAATPVAVSSSQDLTLADTVLIKGATISGKVTAPAGVDLSAVSVYAYNSTGSLSYPGYTNVQADGSYKLAGLPQGDYAVSFSGYNSGALDQWHANATSRESATVLPVAAGQDVTGINATLVKGASISGKVTVPAGVTLSGVSVSASGEGSPYGTYASVNADGTYKVKGLPAGSYKVKFSNYNSGALDEWYNNVQTEAAAAPIVLTAGQDKVAVDATLAKGATIGGKVTLPAGVNAFNVTAGLFKAADGASVSSVQLNNDGTYALRGVPAGSYKLRFAGYSSTGLLARWYTNATTLATATPVTVTDGQTLTAINATLVKGGVISGKITAPAGTRLTASEVVATKTGTIDDSAVYGYVNPDGTYSIVGLETGTYKLRFLGGQSGAEDLWYGGTTAATAKSVAVTAGQTVTGADLTVVTGATISGNVAGASGQPGYLLSVLDSAGKLVKNSYSDEAGNYSVVGLAAGSYKVAFNRSSGFTQDEAQYYQNQPESAAGQAQSIPVTSGQTVPNINASLTAGGSVTGTVLDKAGKPVVNAQIQAYTPDGSLVTRSAGTSATGKYTLKGLTTGSYIIKVHGALSGRGDLYSGNKTTEATATKVGVVRGSATTHDLSYAAVVETLTAPTPTVKGTAKVGYTLTAVPGTWGPAGVTLKYQWKANGVAITGATAATSKLTAAQVGKTLTFSVTGTKTGYTTATKTSAATGTVMALNPVLTAPTPKITGTAKVGYTLTAAPGTWGPAPVALKYQWKANGIAIAGATASTYKPSAAVVGKTISVTVTGSKAGYNTAAKTSALTARVAVGTLTATVPRITGTAKVGYTLTAVPGIWGPAPVTLKYQWKANGVAITGATASTYKPAAAVIGKTISVTVTGSKAGYTTAARTSALTARVAVGTLTAPVPVISGAVRVGSALTATGAWGPAPVTLKYQWKANGVAITGATAATYTPTTAVLAKTLTVTVTGSKAGFTTVAKTSAVSVKVAVGVLTAPVPSISGSPTPGSVLTVVPGAWGPAPVTLKYQWYLNGMPLSGATGTTYTPMLPGDAISVSVTGSKPGFTTAVKTSAQTPTMTVREPAPVG